Below is a window of Malania oleifera isolate guangnan ecotype guangnan chromosome 1, ASM2987363v1, whole genome shotgun sequence DNA.
AATGAATAAGTCTCTAGGCTTGATTTGTAAACGAGCCGAATGTGACCACAGTCAAGCTCGGCTCCTGAGCGACTCAATAACTAGCTTAAATGAGCTCGTTTATTAGACTCGTTAAGGAGTTCGTTAATGAACTCGTTAATAAGCTTATTAAGTTGATCCAATCCTAAGAGTCCAATACTAGTTCAATTGCTTGAGAagaaagataaaaattttgacaCAATAACAAATAAGCCGAACTCAAGCCCCAGCCCAAGCCAGCCCAACTTTCTGAACTCAAATAGAGTATAGTTTGAGTCCAAGTCAAGTTCCGACTCTTACCAAATCAAAGCTGAGCATACTGAAATTTCGCTCAGCTCGGCTCATTGACAGACCTACTTGCAAGGAATGCGTATACTGTGGAGGTAACTGAAAAGGATTGCTTTTTaaaaaagaagaattaaaaattaTAGGAAGACTTTGAGGATGCTCGTATCTACAGGATGGCTATCACCATTATTGGAGAAAAGGAAAAGTAATAAATTTCATCCTTTCTTCCCTtcatttttcttctcatttttcttttgCGACAGTGAGCAACTCAACATCAAAGACCCCCGTAACATCGTGGGCTGATGAGGAAAGAAGAACAGGGGATGGGCCTGCGTCTCACTCAAATGAATAGAATTTCTCAAAATGAAATTGTGCATGGAACTGGGCTAATCATTTTATATATTGTCAACTAGAAATGGCTAACAGTTACATTCTATCGCTTCAttgcacataaaaaaaaaaaaggaacaattACACTGCTACTGTAACCATAATATTATCTGCCCAGCTGACTGGGCTATGAGAAAAATAAGATATGGGGAGAATTTTCATCTTTGTATCAAAAATTTTTGCCTAGTTCAACTTTTTTCATCAGTCTTACAGTGTTGTGAAGAACCGAATCCAATATCCCAGCAACCTGAAAACCACAAGAAAAGAATGTTTGATAATTACACTTACAGATGataattcttttattttaaaaaaagttaaaaacgAGAAATAATAACACAAAGGAAAAACACCAACCGTGAAAATGCCTCCAATGATGGCACAAACATTCGTGAGAAAGTGAGAGAAGGACTTAGGGTTTTCTGTTATTAAGACCTGATCCAGAACAGCAGGAGAGTTAAGAAATGACAAAGCAGAGCAGCAGCAGCCTAAAGTGCAAAAATTACGCTatagggtcggctatatgaatctgtCCTTCCATTATGTTCAATGCAATTGGAAAAACAAAAGCGAGTAAAATCATATCTCAACACAAGAACTAGAAAATTTTATTCTAGCAAACCTGCATGGGAGAGAGCTCAAAATGGAACTTAGCAACTGGGACATGCATACTCTGCACCATACTACTATGGGCCGTGTACTCGTACTCTTCGACCAATTTTTGCTCCCGCAAATATCTCTGTGCTATTACTTCTGTTTTCACAATCTGAAGATAATGCTCTATCTGCAAGCTCAGTCATTAGGGATAAGTGAATAATATGCTATGTATAAAACACTAAAGAGAATACACAACATTCCAGCAACTATATAACTACTGAATTGCCTGCAAACATTCTAAAAAAATGCAGATATAGAAGTTTTAAGTCTGATTATTGTGAGCTGAATAAGGATGCAAACATGCCGAGCCGCTCATGAGCTACTCAGTCAGTGGCTTGGCTTGATAATGGCTCACTCgaacttatttattaaattaaatgagCCGAGCTCAAGCTCAAAATTCAAGATGATCATCTAAACCAGCTGAGCTTAAGATGAATCATATTTGGCTTGCTAGGCTTGCGAGCTGGCTCGATATGAGTCATACTTGGCTCGTTTACTGGCTAGTACTCATGAAATAcctaaaaacaagaaaaatatcaTGACTGCCAAGGTTGCAGTAGCAAAAGCccttggattttttattttatgcattTGAAAAATCCGTTCATTATTAATAGGCCAAGAAAAGGGAAGAGAATAACTTATagagaaaagaaatgatttagtTATTCATCAAAGTTTTAATTTATTCAATGACCAGAATTAGACAAGGATTTATAGCTCAAAGATGTAGAACAAAAATTCATTTTATTTGCATCAAGCTTTCAAAGGGAATTCAAGGTTTACTCGAACTATTACTCAACAGAAAATAAGAGCTTTGGTTTCGGCCCATCAGGataatatttaaatttgtgaACTAACTCAATGTTAGGCTCATTAACTATataacttttaaattttaaaatatatatctgTACTAGTTATCAATTATCTTTTACTCATTTATTGTCTTGACATGTTTATTAATTTGAAATGAGCCTTAATCGAGTCGAATTTGAGCTTGAAATTGAACTTGCCAGAGTTATACTCAAGCTAAGCTTGTTTATTAATGATAAACAAGCTTTAATAGAGTCATGCTCAAGCCGAGCTTGAGTTATGCATTTATTAAACGAGCCAAGCTCGTACAACACAATTTAAGCTCGATTCCAGCTCAAGCTGAGCTCAAGCTCTCTTTCAGACAATCAAACCAAGCTTGAGCTGGTCAGCTCCGGCTCAATTCATTTGCAGCCCTAGAGCTGATTTCCATTGTGTAAAGGATGAGACTGACCTTAATAGCCCCATCTGAAAGACAAAAACCACAAATCAAATTCACAAAACAAATCACCTAAATGAATCTTCTTGCCCTACTACAAGCCATCACCATATACTTTCCTTCTcaccatttgaaaaaaaaaatttaagtgcTCTACGTAAAAGAGAAGGGACAAATGGTTAGGTCATTAAAACAGGATAATATGCAGAGAAAACTTTTTAGGATGGGATAACAAAATGTAAAGAACCATTTTCATATGTACGAACATCCATAAAAACTGTTCTGAAGGACCCAAAAATCTAAATATCACATTCTTCTCTAGGCTTTGTAGAAAGGTACAGATAAGCATTGCAGATCAATTTGGCAGCAATCTTCATATCATCAAATTGACATACTAACGCTAAGCATGCAGAGAACTTTATAGAAGCAAATAGactaacatattcatataaaATGAGAAGCTTACAGTAACAACTGCATTCAAATCATGGTGATTAATGTATGACTGGCCATTCAACCTGTCATGGCTTCGACCAAAATAAGGCATCAACTGCTTTGCATGTGTGAACACCTTCGGAGAAATATTTCTACCAAATGAAAAATGGGATATAAAATGAGACATGTTCATGTGAGAAGGATCAAAGGAATGGGATCCAGAACGAGCTGCAATGACAAGGTCACCAGGAACCTGCATGGTGCCAAGCAAATATAATCATACAGAGCCTAGCAGATATAATTGTGCTGTAAAAATCTTTGTGCGTGCATGCGTGTATGTTCACCTTCTTAACGCGGACAAAACCTTCAATTCTACATCCTCCTGCTAATGGTGCAGGTCTTTTTGTATCATGCGTCACATTGCTAGTTTTATTCGCTGAAGCTAGCTTTTGAGACTCTACTGGAATAGATGCAACTAGACTTTCCATTGTCTGCAAGAGATGAGAACCAAAAATCAAGCAAGCCAAACTTCTGTGATAGGCAAAGATGTGTAGGGATAGGCCAAAGGGAAACAGAAGTGGAGACGGAGGAAAATTTGAGAGGGAAAAAATTTAAGTTAGGGTTTTAGAGGATTTGAGAGAGAATTTGGAATCAAGAGAACTTAAATATCAATCAGTGGCAACTAGTCCAAGGCTCTAAGCACATTAAAGTAGCCTCTTACATAGGGCCAAGTCCCAAACCAAATAAGGAAGCTAATTAAAATCATGAGATTGGAAGCATAACAAAGAAATCCTGGTACAAAAATTTCCTAATTTGCATTTTTATGCCTGTATTGAGCGACTTGTTTTCCATCTGTATGGTCAAGAGTCAACTACTAAGTATTTGAATGGTAGAGGGATGAATTTAAACATGGAATGGAGTGATTCCAATACAGACTTCAGTTTGTTCATACCGCAACCAGACTATCAGTATCTCGATCTCCATAATAAGCTTCATGGTCATGCTGTCCATGGTCATCCCTGTGGCAGAAAAAAGTCCATAAATAAGGCTGAATGATGAAAGCTAGACTTTAAAAAGCTAGAACTGGCACTTTATGAAGTGGCACAGACAGTACATCTATAGAGATGGGATAGAATTAACTCAGATGCTTCAAATGGAACTAATAAGTTGAGATAAATCACCATGTtcttaaacttcaataataagtTGGCATCACCATCACATAAACTAGCTCACACGTTAAAACTGTGCAGAACACATATCTACATGCTCTTAAGATTTAATTTCTATTCCTTTTTTCTAGTCAGATCAAGCTGTAATTATGTTGCCAGGAGATGCTGGCAAATTCTCAACCACAGAAGCAGTTATTCCTGTTAGAATAAAACTTTACCTAAAAGCATAAGCTGTtaatagcacgtggagagataaatacACGATAAATAACACCCGTTACAGGGAAACAATAATTTTTCAGAACACAACaataaatgtgggcaacaagacttgaacctaggacctcctagtaaccagtCCTGATACaccatgttagaataccacttcacctaaaagcctAAAGCCGTTAGGCTGTGGGCcaaaaatgtatatcaagctttaacaattcCTATTAAGATATTCACAGATTTTGGTCTGACGACAATTGCCAGTTTTAACTTTCCCCAATTCATgcttttatatattatatattgtttTTTTGGTCGAACGTTGGCTAAAATTTCTACTTGCATAACTGCACAACAAAAGGCATGTCATGAGTAGCACAGAACTAGCCAATATTGGTGATTCCAAGTTTTTTAGTCTATGCAAATTCAAATGAATTGCAACAGCTACAAGCGCCAACAACTAAAAGTGCATTGGATCCAATTGCAAATGATTATGAAATCATCACAAGTTTAACTCAACACATCCGAAACAATCTAACCACCTAATAAATTGAATCTATTGCCAACATatcagtaaattcagaaatatCAAATTAAATTGATCAATGTCCATCTATAAACGGTaagttgctcctttgtgaccatTTGGTCATGGATTCAAGTCCAGGGAAACAGCCCCTCTGCAgaaagcaggggtaaggctgcgtacactgTGAGAACCCTCCCCCTACCCTAGcaaagcagggagccttgtggccGAGGGGATGCCCTTAAGTTTATGTTTAATGTACATCTATAACCTCTGCAGTGGCATGTCTGTGTATGCTCAGACATGTCAAGAACTGATTTCAGTTATTTAATCTCTTTATattgggggtgggggtggggcgAACACTTCATTTTCAAGCTAAAGAGTGCCATTAGAATGTCTAGAAAAACAGGGTTAAGTGATTTACAGGGCATTCAGTGAATAACCAATATACGTACAGAGAAGTTAGGGCCGTTCAACATGGCAAACAACAGAAATCGAAATTTATTGAAAATGTAAATATGCACAAAAAGTCAAACACCACAAAGAACAAGGACGATGATATTGTAATTTAATATAAATGATAATCATGTTATGTATCAAACCTATCGAAACTCAGTGAAGACATTAAATTATAAATGTAAATAGTAGTAAATGGAATCACATCTTTTGTCAAGTCTTAAGGACTAAGAGGGAAATTGAAGACAATGAGAATTTAACATGTCAGAGGATACAAAGTATAAAACATATGAGTTTCACCTATAAAAACCATATTAAATCCATCTTAGATACGCACATGCACACTCATGGACACAGGGCCAGCGCAAGACATGTCAGCTGGCTGAGTTAGCAAGCAATATAGCAAGTTACATTGTCACGCACGGACAATCATGCGCATACACCACTCCATTGAATAAGTGTATTTAGCTTATCCTACTAAGTGAACCAACTCAATTTTGTTATTACAGAGTCACAGATTTaagttttttaaaaagaaaaataagaaagaaaattaaaaaactgAGATTGAAGGTAGAGTAACAACCATGCTAAGATGAGAACAGTGCTGGACAACCACAGTGGAACAAACAATAAACCAAGAGAAGGGGAGGGGAAGGCGGAAGCAAAGCACAGCCTCTTGCCTCTTTGCACATCTTCTACCAATTGAGAGCTCAATTCTTTAGCTGATTTTTATGGCTGTCTATACAGAAATGTCCACAATTGGACTAATCCGGGTGTACTTTTATGGAAGCTCAACAAAATGGTACTTAATGGTCACTTCCTTCCACAACCAGCTAGATAGCCCCTCTAAGAAAAGTCTTAATTTCCCACAGAAAGCTATTTTGAAAACTCTTGTCGCACCAAATTTGCTTGCTTGGTTTGGGAAGATCCTCACTCTTAATAATCTTCAGACAAGGGATTTCACCTTGGTCAATAGATGCTTTCTATGCAAAGAAGATGCTGAAATTGTTGACCACCTACTGCCCCACTGCTCCTggaccatttttttatttttggaatcagGTCGATGCTCTCACAGGACAGCTCTGGAACACTGCTGAAACTGTGGGAAAGGAAACCTGGGCAGGGAAGGGTATTTCTATGAATAGAGAAAGGAAAAGAGCCTTGTCCTTGATCCCACTCACTATTTTTTGATTGTATGGGAAGAGAGAAATGCTAGAGCTTTTGAATGAAGAACTACTTCCCCCACAATTTTTAAGGATATATGGCTTATCACTCTTTCAAGCTGGCTAAGTGAGGTGTAAATGCTGGACAGATACAATTTTTGACCTCTTAGCTATAGTATCACACATTTGATTCATTTTtctgttctttctttctttctttctttgtacATGGACGGCACCCCCTTGGTGCCCTATTTATGAAATCTCTCTTTACTGATTAAAAAGAAAAGTTCGGATCAGAGAAACAAAATAAGAGGGATAAAGTATGGCTCACAATTTGCAATCTTGCACAATGACAAAGGAAAATAGGAGATTTTGGAAGCAAACAACATAGAAGATAATGGGGTACTAGGGTTTAGGCATGATGAATCAAACCAGATACTTTGCTAAAGGGGCAACCAGAAAAAATCATAGAAGCACTTTTAACAAGAATAAATAGCATAGATATAGGTATATGGCCTATAAAGTGGTAGAAAAACCAAGATTGATTAGCCAATGAGTCAAAGATCAAACTCAGTTTCTTCAAAACTCAGTTTCTTCATGACAAGGAATAACAAAAAATGTGCTTTGAACTAAGCATGAAGAAGGTAGAAGTGATAAACAGTGTATGGccaataagaaattttttttagaaatgcGCCAAATCCCTTAGAACTTAGAGagaaagagcaagagagagagaatatggCAACTAGTATTCCGCATCTCCTCTTTCTAATACTATAAATTTATACCTTACTACACACGAGATAATGTGCCACACCTGGAATCAAAAATATAACCAGCAGTCTCAAACAGTTTCCTTATGCGCCTGTCCATATACAGCAACACGAGTTTGCAGAGATGCACATTACACAGCATTAAGACAGGACAAGAAATACATATGTTCCTTTGTTGCAATATGGAAAGAATTTGGGGCAAGGAAATGAAAACACATTTGTGTTCCATCTGGACCTATGTATTTCGAATTTGGAAATGTCCAAATAAAAATGAACTACTTGGGTtcaactttaaaaaataaaattgaatttgaGTAAAATGTACAGTTGATTTTCAAGCCCCAAATGAatgtgttagaagagaatatgttatttcaGCAATTCGCTAGTGTGAGTGGGGatatttttgtccttaagacttctattattaataatatatatgagGGTACACATGGAGCTGTACGTAAGTGTCCAGGAAACCTCAGTTTTTctcttgctttcttcttcttttcttttcttttcttcttctctcctccatctctgactacacaacatggtatcagagaattACTGACCTCTAAATCTGATTTATCAGCTGTTTCTTTAGATACTCtgctttttcattttttctcttATCTTCCTCTAATTAAttctcaaatctgattttctggCAGGTTTGAGATTCACTTAGGGACTTTTTTTCATTGTGGTTTTTCTGTGCAGCATCCTTGAGAGGATGCTGTTGGTTTGTGgtggtttgctgatgtgaagcagTTATTCTCTGTTTTGGATATGCTGCATGCGCTGTGTTCTGGTCGGTATTGGCATGATGAAGCTGTTTTAATTTTACATGTTCATGATTGTTAAGCTTGCTCAAAATCTTGTTTCAGTTTCTGGTGGTCTCAATTGGTGTTCAATGAATTTGCAGTCTTCTAGTTGCTACCAGCAATAATTCCTGCAGCTTCTGTCCTACCATATAGTTTTAAACCATTGTGCTTGTGTGGGCTGCCTGATTCTCCATAGTTTCTGCGTTGTCCATTCTCATTACTCGTGTGCGCTGATTGTAGTGTATAAGGGGTGGTTTTCATGACCTCTATAGAGAGAGCTTCAGCCAACTGTCAAAGTACATATCACAGCCATCAAATTGGTC
It encodes the following:
- the LOC131145607 gene encoding protein disulfide isomerase-like 5-4, encoding MITASKIKSVDFYRKIPRDLTEASLSGAGLSIIAALSMMFLFGMELNNYLAVSTTTSVVVDKSSDGDFLRIEFNISFPALSCEFASVDVSDVLGTNRLNITKTISKFPIDRNLRPTGSEFISGPISNAIKHGDDADEEYGEGSVPLISRNFDRFSHLYPILVVNFYAPWCYWSNRLKPSWEKAASIIKQKYDLEMDGRILMGKVDCTEEVELCRRHHIQGYPSIRIFRKGSDVRDDHGQHDHEAYYGDRDTDSLVATMESLVASIPVESQKLASANKTSNVTHDTKRPAPLAGGCRIEGFVRVKKVPGDLVIAARSGSHSFDPSHMNMSHFISHFSFGRNISPKVFTHAKQLMPYFGRSHDRLNGQSYINHHDLNAVVTIEHYLQIVKTEVIAQRYLREQKLVEEYEYTAHSSMVQSMHVPVAKFHFELSPMQVLITENPKSFSHFLTNVCAIIGGIFTVAGILDSVLHNTVRLMKKVELGKNF